Proteins encoded in a region of the Streptomyces sp. NBC_01298 genome:
- a CDS encoding Uma2 family endonuclease has translation MSVESAAPQPEPDPGPRWPIPPAGGWTADDLDTLPNLPPHTELIDGSLVFVSPQSVFHERAIDLCKWQLQSVAPDDFEVFREFTIDIDKLNRPEPDVVVVRANVVDALEQTRFPAEAVVLAIEVVSPDSIGRDRETKPLKYAKAGILHFWRVENKEGRAVVYVYELDPATRKYVATGIFHDRLKVSVPFPIDLDLDAITPKRRRPE, from the coding sequence ATGAGCGTCGAATCCGCAGCGCCACAGCCTGAACCGGATCCGGGGCCCCGCTGGCCGATCCCGCCGGCAGGCGGCTGGACCGCGGACGACCTGGACACGCTTCCGAATCTGCCTCCGCACACGGAGCTGATCGACGGGAGCCTGGTTTTCGTGAGTCCGCAGAGCGTCTTCCACGAGCGGGCCATCGACTTGTGCAAGTGGCAACTGCAATCGGTGGCCCCTGACGACTTCGAGGTCTTCCGCGAATTCACCATCGACATCGACAAACTGAATCGGCCCGAGCCGGATGTCGTCGTCGTGCGCGCGAATGTCGTCGACGCTCTGGAACAGACGCGCTTCCCTGCCGAGGCCGTGGTTCTCGCCATCGAAGTGGTCTCCCCCGACTCCATCGGGCGTGACCGCGAAACGAAGCCGTTGAAGTACGCCAAGGCAGGAATCCTCCACTTCTGGAGGGTGGAAAACAAGGAAGGCCGGGCCGTGGTCTACGTCTACGAACTCGATCCCGCCACCCGGAAATACGTCGCCACCGGCATCTTCCACGATCGTCTGAAGGTATCCGTCCCCTTCCCCATCGATCTGGACCTGGACGCGATCACACCGAAGCGGCGACGCCCCGAGTAA